TGTCGTCATCCCCACTTTTCGGCACTGCTCCGCGCCGAGCGGGCGGTGCGTCCCGGAATAATCGCTAAATCTCCGGTCGCCAACTCCATGACGCTGATGGGCCAACCATAGACTTCCGATAATGCCTCCGTGGTTAGGACCTCTCGCGGCTTGCCGTAAGCAACAATCCGGCCACCGCTCATCAATGCAATGGCATCGCAGTAGGCCGCCGCCAATTGAATATCATGCATGACCGCTACCACTGCACAACCCTCGTCAGCCATCTGCCCGCACATTTCCATGGTGCGCTCCTGATGAGAGATATCGAGCGCAGCTGTCGGTTCATCAAGGAACACCAGCCGCGCCTTCTGAGCGATCACGCGCGCCAACGTCACACGTGCCTTCTCACCGCCTGAAAGCCGGGTGACGTCACGATCTGCCATATCCCACACGTCTGTGCTAGACATGGCATCCTCGATTATGGTTCTGTCCTCGTTATCCGAACCGGACCAACACGACCGTCCCATCGCCACGATGTCACGAACCAGATAGGCAAACGGAAACTCGGACGCCTGCGGCATGACGGAACGAGTCTGCGCCAACTCCTTCCTGCCGTAGCTCGTGAGCGGCCGGCCAAACAGCTCCACACTTCCCGAAGTCGCATCAAGATCTCCTGAAAGCACTCCAAGAAGTGTCGATTTCCCTGTGCCATTTGGGCCCAGCAACCCCACTACTTGCCCCGGAAGCACCTCGATCGAAGTTGAGTGGAGAATCTTCTTCTCGCCGTACGAGAAGTCGATATTCGAAGCGGTCAGTGCAGTTGCGAGCCGCGTCATGGGATCCTCCGAACCTGGATTGGCAGACGTGTTGGTGTACTCATGAATGGCCTCCAGGACGAATCCTGCGGCGCAAGAGGATGAAGAACGTGGGCCCGCCCACCAAGGCAGTGAAAATCCCGATGGGCAAATCAGAGAAAGCAACCAGATTGCGCGCAGCGATGTCAGAAAGCGTTATGAGAAGCGCACCACCAAGCATCGATGCCGGAACAAGGTAACGATTCGAGGGTCCTATTGCCAATCGCAGCACGTGCGGCACGATGAGGCCCACAAATGAGATGACTCCGGCGTAGGCAACGGCTGCCGAAGTGAGCAACGCAGCCAGGACAATCGAAGAAATGCGCAGTGACTGCACATTGATTCCAACGTGACCCGCAGCTCTCTCCCCCAATGCCAGCGTGTCTAGTTTCGCGGAAATGTGCCACGCCCATGAGACTCCAACACCCACCACGACCGCA
The DNA window shown above is from Changpingibacter yushuensis and carries:
- a CDS encoding heme ABC transporter ATP-binding protein; protein product: MTRLATALTASNIDFSYGEKKILHSTSIEVLPGQVVGLLGPNGTGKSTLLGVLSGDLDATSGSVELFGRPLTSYGRKELAQTRSVMPQASEFPFAYLVRDIVAMGRSCWSGSDNEDRTIIEDAMSSTDVWDMADRDVTRLSGGEKARVTLARVIAQKARLVFLDEPTAALDISHQERTMEMCGQMADEGCAVVAVMHDIQLAAAYCDAIALMSGGRIVAYGKPREVLTTEALSEVYGWPISVMELATGDLAIIPGRTARSARSSAEKWG